TCACTAAAATATAAATACAAAGCAAATATGAACAGAGTCATTGCAAAGTTGAAGGAGTATCTTATTTATTTTTTCAATATGCGAGAGTGGTCTGCCTTAAAGCAGTTGTATAAACAATTAATAGATGAAGCACAGGAAGAAAAAACCCCTGAACGGCCAGGCAGAAGGTGTCCAAGAAATGAAACTCTACGCTCTAACCCTTATGCACTGAACCAGAAAGGGGCTCTTCCTTAGAATACAAAATACAGCCAAAATCGTCAAAAAGGAAAACTTATGGAAATGTATTGTAAATTATTTCCACACTAGCTTTCTGACATTGGGCTGAGGCCGTGCCCGCGGCTAGAAGACACTGTGAAAGTGGGTTTCTTGAACAGATGTCGCACTTGAGCTGTGATAAAGTTAAAGCGACTTCCCGCAGCGCAAATCACGGTACTCGTTCAAACGTATGGAGTGCTTAGGAGCAGTCATAAGTTACGTCGCAGTCTACAGACACTACACCACAAAAACAAATCTACAAAGAAAACAGTTTGAACAGAGGGGAGAAAGTCAATACAATGGAATAACGAGGTGATTTGATGAATGGAACGGTTATTAAAGAGATTTTATTGATATTAATCGGCGGACTTTTGTTTGCCTTAGGTGTTAATTATTTCGTCATCCCGAACCAGCTGTCTGAAGGCGGGATCATCGGGATTACAGTAGTGGCATATTACCTATTTGCCTGGTCGCCAGGCGCGGTCAACTTTATCCTGAACATGGTGCTCCTCGCCATCGGCTACAAATATTTTGACCGACGTGCGATGGTCTACACGATCATCTCAATTGCGTCGACCTCACTCCTGCTGCATTTCACAGAAGGCGTTGAAACCACGCTCACCGATGACACACTGCTTGCAGCTATTTTCGCAGGGCTTTTAGTAGGAGCAGGGCTTGGGGTCATTTTCAGGGCAGGCGGTACAAACGGTGGTACCACTGTGCTCGCTCGGATGGCGAACCAGCTTTGGGGCTGGTCGATCGGCAAAGGCATTTTGCTCATTGACCTGGCTGTTGTTGCGTCTTCATCTTTTATTATCGGAATTGAAAAAGCGATGTTCACCTTAATTTCGGTTTACATCGGCTCCAAAGCGATTGATTTCATTGTCGAGGGTTTGAGCGAGCAGATGTCAGTGCTGATCATTTCCAATTACCCGGATCAGGTGCTCGAACAAGTTACAGAAAACATGTCGCGCGGTGTGACAGTGCTTGAAGGCCGGGGCGGTTATACCCGTCTGAACAAGGAAGTGCTCTACCTCGTCATCAGCAAACAGGAAATCGTCAAGCTGAAAAATGTTGTAGGTGAGATCGATGAACATGCTTATGTGACCGTACACAGTGTGCATGAAATCGTCGGAAAAGGGTATAGAGCAGAAAAAGCCAAGCGGCGGTTGCGGTTACGCAAATCTTAAACCTTAGTATGCTAGCAGCTTGTCCCAACCGTTTGCAAGGAGGGAGCGTCATGCCTTTTGCGAAAATAAAAGCAGGAATCCCGCTCATTTCCATTGTGGGACTCCTGTCAATGGCCATCGTCTTTGGCTTTGTCCGGTATGGATACGGCTTGCTGCTTCCTGACTTTCAAGCTGATTTTAACCTGACGAAAACCACGCTCGGCGTCATTTCCAGCCTGTCATTTTTGTCATTTATGGGTGGGGCCCTCTTGGTGACTTTTTTTATTGGGCGACTTGGGCCCCGTGTGTTTATCGCCACCGGCCTCGCCGCAGCATCAATCGGTTTGCTGATCTCAGCTTTCGCTCCAAATGGTCTCGTATTTGCTATCGGCTGCATCATTGCCGGTTTTTGCCCAGGCTTATGCTGGACACCATTTTCGAATAGTGTCAGCGAACACGTCCATGATGCTTTGCAAAAACGTTCATTGGCCGTCATCAGCACTGGGTCTTCACTTGGGCTCGCGGTGATTTGTCTGCTGTATATCGCATTTTCCTCAGGCAGCTGGCGGATCGTCTGGACCATTGGGGGCGTCGGCGGCCTGATCCTGTTGGCCGTGGTGCTTAAAACCATTCCGACCGCACGTTATTCTCGCACAAACGGGCGTCCGCACATTCCGCTTTTTCAACGGAAGTCCATTCACTTATTCACCGCAGCCATCCTCTTTGGCATGACCGAAGCCACCTACTGGACGTATGCCGCCGACTTCGCTCAACAGGTGCTGAACATCGCCGCCTTTAATGCCGTGTTCTTTCTGATTACTGGCATCTGTGGGCTCGCTGGGTTATGGGCAGGCGATCTTGTCCATCGTATCGGGTTCCGCAAAAGTTTTTATCTGACAGTGGGCATCTATGTATCCAGCATGGTGATTTTGTTTGCCTCACAATCAGCTGGGGCAATCGTGCTGTCAGGCGTGCTGTTTGGCGCTTCATTTATGATGTACGCTGCCTTCCTGCCAATCTGGAGCGCTGACGTTTATCCGCACGCACCGGCGCAAGGCTTCAGCGTCACCGTCGTCATCTTAAACATCGGCGCAATCATAGGACCCGCACTTTTCGGCAGCATGCTCACATTCACCAGCTATAAATGGATGTTCCTGCTCGCAGCGGTCATCGCCTGCAGCAAACTGTTGCTGGCCCCGCGGAGTGAAGCACGGTTAAAGTGATTTTTTCCGATATATCATGCAAAATTTCTGATATAACGTTCAAAAACGCCTATATCCACTAGAGAATTTCCGATATCAGCATCGAAATTTCCGATATAACCGCACTCACTGCAAAAATGAAGGAAGTGCGCACTCGTCCTCAAACAAGTGTGCACTTCCTCTAAATACCAGCCTGCTTTATTCCAGCAAGTCCGGCTGTTCAGCGACAATCCGCTCCCACATGGGCTGAAAGCTTTCCCAGCCGTCAACTTCTCTGCCCACTTGGTTGGCTGTGTGGCGTGCGTCGTCTGGTGCAATCGGATTAACGATCCCAGCAGACTCGGCCAGCAGCTGAGATTGGCAAGACCGTTCCATCGTGATAAACCAGAAGGCGGCTGAATCGACCGACTCGCCCACTGTCAACAGACCGTGGCTGCGGAGGATAACGGCTTTGTTGTCACCCAGCGCCTTCCCGATGCGCACGCCTTCTTCCTCGTCATAGGCCACACCTTTATATTCATCGAAAATCGCATGATCATTATAAAAGGCACAGGCATCTTGTGTGAGCGGCTCCAAAAGCTTCCCGCTGACGGACCATGTTTTTCCGTGTACTGAGTGGGCATGAGCAGATGCAATCACATCTGGGCGGGCTTCATGCACGGCAGAGTGAATGGCAAATGCTGATTTATGCACGCCATATTTTCCTTCAACAACCTCTCCATGACTGTTGACGAGCACAAGGTCAGATGCCTTAAATTGACTAAAATGCATGCCATACGGATTCACCCATAAGTGGTCCGTCAGCTCCGGATCACGGTATGTAATATGTCCGGCTACCCCTTCCGAAAATCCAAACTTGCTGAACAGGCGAAAGGCGCCGGCCAACTTTTGCTTGTTGTGCTGCCGCTCCTCATCCAGCGTTATAAACACAGGCTTCTGCAGGTACTCTTCTACACCTTTACCTAAGACACGTTCACCTTGCTGATTATTTGCTGACATAAAAAAACCTCCTGAATTTTACATTGTCTATAGCTTAATTCAACGGGAAATCAAAATCAAACAAGTAAAAAAATACATACCACAAGCTCAATGTTCTCTAAGGAAAACACAGTATTTTCACGTTTATCGACAAAATACGACATTTATCATTGCTCACACTTGGAAAACGCCTCTATAAGCCGATCCTTTCCTGAATGACTCCCAGAATGCGCTTTGCTGATTCAATTCTGAAGCGTTAAACTATTAAACGTGCGTCTTTTTACACATCTCAGACAATACCAAATAAGACTTAAAAGAGGAGTTGATCGACATCGGGAATTTAATTATTTCATTTGTTTTTGGAGGGCTCATGATTTCGTACGGCGTTCTCCTGAAACTGTATGTCAGACGAATTGATAGGAAAAGCAGGCAATTATGATATTCACAATCGGTGTTCTGAGTTTTGTTATCATCACAATTGTTATTGGTATTGTTGTATCGAGAAAAGTAACAGACGTGGAAGATTATTATGTGTCCGGCAGAAATGCTTCAACCATTCTGATCGCGGGCTCATTGATTGCATCCTTTTTCAGTACGGTCGCCTTTATGGGAGAGGCTGGAGACGCGTATCTGGGCTATCCTTTGATCATGCTGCTGCTGAGCAGTATCGACGTCAGCGGCTATGTGATCGGGGCCATTTTTTTCGGGCGTTACATAAGAAGAAGCAGAGCATTGACGCTGCCGCAATATTTCGGTGAACGTTTTAATTCCAAGCGTGTCAGACGTTTGTCCGCCATCACCACCATTATCGGAATGGGTGCCTATTTGGTATCCGTTACCCAAGGGATCTCCTTATTGGTCTCGAATTTACTCGAGATCGACTTCATTTACGCTCTTTTGATCGTGTGGACAACCTACACCCTCTTAACATTTTTGTCAGGGGCAAAAGGGGTCCTACTGACAGATACCATCATGTATTTTGTCTTCACCGTCGCCACATTCATATCGATCCCCTTCATTTTGAAAAAAGTTGGCGGCTGGCCTGAAGCGATATCAAAGACCGCTCACGATCTGGTGAACCAGCCGAACATTCTCGACTGGCACGGCATTACCGGAGAAGGCGCATTTCACGGTATGCCTCACGAGGCCCTGATTTGGGCGATTATTCTCGGTCTTGCTTGGACATGTGTGCTGGCGATCAGCCCATGGCAGACAAGCCGTTATCTCATGGCCAAAAACGAACACGTCATCTTGAGATCAGCGGTCGTGGCCACCATTTCCGTCATTTCGATCTATATTATTTTGTTTATCACCATGGCAACGGTCAACCTGATTAACCCGAGCATTGATCCACCGGAAATGGTCTTTATCTGGTCAGCTAAAAATTTCGTTCCAACCTTTATCGGAGTTGTCGTGATCAGCGGAATCATGGCAGCAGGTCTGTCATCCGCCTCAACGTTCCTGCAGCTGATCGGAAACAGTCTGGCCAACGACATATTTAATCTGGATAAACAAATTAGAAAAGGACGTCCCACCACAACACTGCGCATGTCCAAGCTCTTAATGCTCATGTCAGGTGTCGTCGTTCTGATCATCACCATATTTCCGCCGCCAGCCGTATTGTGGATTGGATTCTTCGCAGCCACGATCTTCGCAGCATCATGGGCTGTCGTCGGCTTTACGAGCATCCACTCGAAACGGGTCAATGAAAAGTCTGCTTTCTGGGGCATGCTGCTAGGACTCGTCGGAATCGTTGGTGGAGAGTTGTTCAGCTTTTTCATCTATCCGCTGCCAGTTTACTTAGAACCGGTTCTCATCGGTGTCATTCTCTCTGTCGTCGGCGTGATTTACGGTGTTCGAACAGGAGAAGCCACTTCCGAGGAAAAAGACTACTTGAAGAAGTTGCTCACAGCCCCGCGCAACTTGTTTGACAGGAAAGAGATCAAAGTCACCAACCGATTCGCCAACGCCCTGATCATCTTTGGCTTTATCATTATCGGCTTTACTTTCTTTTACTATTATTATCCGGTTAATATCTATTAAACTAAAGAAAGCGACAGCCACCATTTGCAAATGGGGCTGTCGCTTTTTAGTGCAGAAATCAGCTTTTTTCCGATATACGGTGCAGATTCGCCGATATATGGGTCAAAATTTCCGATATCCACTCCGGAATTTCCGATATCGGCTCCAGAATTTCCGATATAATCAATCCAGACATACAAGCCTAGCCTTCATAAACCGGCTTAACATGCTCTTCCTTCGACACAGGCGCATCCGTCTGCTTTTCTTTAGGCGCCTGGTCAGCTGCAGAGACGAGCGGAATCGTGCGAATAAACAGCGCAATAACCACCGCTACGATCATAATGATAGCTGCAACGAGGAATGTAGTCGTCAAGGCGTCACTGAAAACAACGCGCAGATTGTCAACCATATCCCGAGCATACGGCACAACCTCAGCCGGCATCTGACCGAGCATTTGATCCAACTTAGGCTGATCCAGCAAAATCTCAGGATTCATCAACTTGGCAAATTGCTCAGTTTGTTCAGGTGGCAGCTGTGAATAGTCGCCGCCATCGCCAGATCCGCCGGAAAACATATCAGTCATCCGCGTCGCCATACGTGAACTCATCACCGTTCCTAGCACACCAATGCCGATTGTGTTACCCAAGTTACGGAAAAGTTGGGCAGAGGCAGAGGCCACGCCTAAGTCTCTCAGCGGCACCGCATTTTGCACTGTCAGTGAAAATACAGGCATGCTCGCACCGAGACCCGCGCCAATGATGCAGAGAAATGCAATCATCAAATAGATCGGTGTGCCAATCGAGATCAAATGCAGCAGCATAATGCCCACAGCTGTCGTGGCCAATCCGCCAACAGCCATACCTTTATATTTGCCCGTTTTCGTCATGAATTGTCCAGCAAACGCCGTTGCAAACACCATCACAATCGACATCGGCATCATCATATACCCGGAACCGCTCGGCGAAATCCCTTTAACACCCTGAATAAAGAACGGTGCATAGATCATGACACCCAGCATACCCGCGCCAAGCAGAAATCCGCAAATATTGGATAAGGTGACAATGTCATTTTTAAATAAAGACAATGGAAGGACAGGGGACTTCACTTTTGACTCTGTCACAATAAACGCCGCAAGTCCAAGCAGGGTCAAGCCGAACAATCCAAGGATCTCCCAAGACGTCCATGCATATTTGCCCGGACCTTCACCAGCAAAGCTGAAGGCCAGCAGCAGCGATACAACCGTGACCGTTAAAAATACAGATCCGACGTAATCGATCTTCTCCCCTTCACGCCGCGGTACTTTTGGAAATAGAATCGCAATGATGGCAAAAGCGACGATACCAAGCGGGAGGAAGACCCAGAATACCCAGTGCCAATCCAGATGATCGACAATATAGCCGCCCATCAAAGGCCCCAGCACACTGGAAATCCCGAACACACCGCTCATCAGGCCGGTCCATTTAGCCTGTTCACGCGGAAGGTACAAGTCTCCAACAGCGATAAACGCGGTGGACATAATGATACCGGCACCAAACCCGGTGATTCCGCGAAACGCAATCAATTGAAAAATATTGCCCGAAAAGCCGGACAGCAAAGCCCCGACCGTGAAAAAGCCAATCCCGGCGAGGATAAACGGCTTACGACCATAGATGTCGGAGAGTTTCCCAACAAGAATGGACGCCACCGTCGTCGTTAACAAATAAATCGTAATCGCCCATATATAATAATCCATCCCGCCCAGCTTGGCGATAATCCGCGGCATGGCCACACCAATAATCGTCTGGTTAATCGCAGAAAAAAACATCGCAATCATAATCGCGATCATAATGGTGACTTTCTTCTTTTCTGTTAAATGGGTCATCTATCTAATTCCTTCCCTCTGTAATCAATCTTTTCTATATTGTGTGAGGCTTTGCCAAACACATGTATCAGCTGATCCAATTCTGCCTCGGTGAGGTGCGCAAACACAGTTCTCATAACCGCCCGGCCCTCATCCCGCAGCTCAGACAACAACTTGCTCCCGTCATCGGTAATATCCAGATACACCACACGGCGGTCCTGTTCATCACGAACGCGTGTCACGAACCCGCGTTCAATCAGCTTATCCGAAGCTGTAGTCACCGCGCCTGGTGTCAGATGCAGTGTTTCAGCCATCTTAGACATCCGCGTCGCCCCGCGCTGCTCCAGCATAAACATAATATATGACTGCGAACCCGGAAACACCTCTTCGTAGATCTTCGTCCACACATACCCCATCTTCCGTGAAACTTGCCAAAACAGCTGCTCAAACTCAGGGAAACGCTCTGATTCCTCCGATGACAACTGCTTCACCTCCTAAAGTTATGATTGTTTAACTATAAAATAGTTTAATGATTAAAGTGTTAATTAGTATATACCTAAAAAGGCGGGAAGTCAATGCCTTTTTGGCCGTTAGCGGGCCACGATATTCACCCGCGTGTGCCCCTGCGTTTTAGGCGTTTCTGGTGTTTTTTCCGATATCCGCACCGGAATTTCCGATATAATCATCACCCTCAAAACCGCAGCCCCACCAGAGCTTCCAACCCCAGCACTCATGTTGTACAATGAAAGGAGTCACACCAATATGGAGGGAAAGTCATGGCAGATCACATCTTAAATGGCATTATGGGACTCACGGTTGCGGATGCCCTCGGCGTCCCGGTTGAATTCGAAAGCAGGGAGAGCCTGGATCGCGATCCTGTTGTGGGTTTTCGTGCGTACGGAACTTACAATCAGCCTGCTGGCACATGGTCTGATGATACCTCATTGACACTATGTCTTGCAGATAGCCTTTCAAAAGGGGTGAATTATGACTTGGCAATGAAAAACTTTGCAAGCTGGTACAATGATGGTGCCTACACACCCTTTGGCATCGCTTTTGACATCGGGATTTCAACAAGAGAAGCGATCGCTCGTTATGAAAACGGCACACCGCCACTCGAATGCGGAGGTGCTTCAGAATATGACAATGGCAATGGATCATTAATGAGAATCCTGCCCATTTTATTTTATCTGGAAGCGACTTATGGGAAAGACTTCATGAAAACAGACGGAGCCTTTAACATCATCCATCACATCTCAGCACTGACACACGCCCATCCGCGCAGTCAGATCGCATGCGGCATCTATATTGCCATAGCTTCCAAACTTAAGGAAGCAAGCGACGTGCCCACAGCCGTAAGCGAAGGCATCCGTCAAGCCCGATCCTACTACCAGAAACAAGCGCGTTTTGCCGATGAACTCACCCATTTTAACCGACTGGAAGAAGATAGATTCGCCGAACAGCCTCGCCAAGCGATTAAAAGCAGCGGCTATGTCGTTGATACGCTCGAAGCGGCTGTCTGGTGCCTGCTCCAAACCGACAGTTATCAGGCGTGTGTATTAAAAGCAGTCAATCTGGGCGAGGACACAGATACCGTCGCAGCAGTTGCCGGCGGACTGGCCGGTCTTTATTACGGATACGAAAACATCCCTCAAGAATGGCTCGAGTCCCTGGTTGAACAAGCATATGTCGAGAGTTTTTGCCACCAACTCAGCACAGCCATGACTGCCATTGAAGTCGGAAAGCTCACAGCCTACATCCCCTATTTCGAAACGGTGGATCCTGAAAAAGTCGCTCATTGGGAAGGCGGCCAACAGCTGGGAGAGAAGGGCTTCAGCATGCCTTACCCCACATATGACCCGACACTGAAACAGTTCATCAACACATTCTCAGCCACAACGCTCATGCACCCTAACTATATAGACATCACACGCCAACTGCCTACTCAAGACAAGGTTCAGGCAATAGACAGCGCAGATTTCGAACAGCTCAGAGCGATTCTGACAGGCTATGTAAGACAGGAACGATTCAATGAGGGCACGTGGGCACAAGCAGTGGCAGACAACGTGTTTTTGAAAATATTGAAGCGATTAAGAGAGATAGATCACGAATGGAAGTAGAGTCATAGATAACGCACGCGGGGGGCCTGCCAAGACGGGCCCATAGCGTGCGTTTCTGTTTCAGATACTGCCCCACAAAAATCATTTTTCCGATATAAGGTGCAAATTCGCCGATATATCATTCAAAATTTCCGATATAACCACACGCCCCGTACTACAGCCCCAGAATGGCATACCCGTCTCTCACCTTAAATAATTGTTTCAGACAACCACCATCCGGGAAAATAAAACCATATTGTTTTTCATCTCTCAAGGAGGTTTTCACCATTATGGCTGACAATCGGAACAAGCAGAACCGTAAAGATGAACAACTGGAAGATGTACGTGCTTATGATACAGAGAACCATATGACAACAAATCAGGGACTAAAAGTATCTGAGGATGAATTTTCCCTGAAAGCAGGTAAGCGGGGCCCGACCTTGATGGAAGACTTCCATTTCCGGGAAAAGATGACCCATTTTGACCATGAGCGGATCCCCGAGCGTGTGGTGCATGCCCGTGGTTACGCAGCCCACGGTGAGTTTGAAGCTTATGAATCAATGACACCTTACACAAAAGCTGACTTTCTCAGCGAAGCAGGCAAGAAGACACCCGTATTTGTCCGCTTCTCGACAGTGGCAGGCAGTAAAGGATCTGGTGAACTCGCCCGCGATGTGCGGGGATTTGCCACGAAATTTTACACCGAAGAAGGCAACTATGATCTTGTCGGGAACAATATGCCGATTTTTTTCATACAAGATGCCGTTAAATTTCCAGATCTGGTGCATGCAGTGAAGCCTGAACCGCATAATGAAATCCCACAGGCAGCATCTGCCCATGATACATTCTGGGATTTTGTGGCCAACAATCAGGAAGCCGCACATCATGCCACATGGCTCATTTCGGATAGAGCCATTCCCCGAAGTTTCCGTATGATGGAAGGCTTTGGTGTGCATACATTCCGCTTTGTAAACAATGAGGGAAAAGCTCATTTTGTAAAATTTCATTGGAAACCAAAACTCGGCGTGCATTCTGTCGTGTGGGATGAAGCACAGAAACTAAATGGTAAAAATCCGGATTTCCATCGCCAGGATTTGTACGAAGCCATCGAAGCCGGACACTATCCAGAGTGGGAATTAGGCGTGCAAATAATCGAGGAAAAAGACGAATTCTCCTTTGATTTCGACATTCTAGACCCAACGAAAATCTGGCCTGAAGAAGACGTTCCGGTGAAAATCATTGGGAAAATGACGCTCAATCGTAACGTCGACAATGTGTTTGCCGAAACAGAGCAGGTTGCGTTTCACCCGGGACATGTCGTGCCAGGGATTGACTTTACCAACGATCCGCTTCTGCAAGGAAGACTGTTCTCCTATACGGACACGCAACTGATCCGCCTTGGCGGGCCCAACTTTCACGAGTTGCCGATCAACCGACCAGTCTGTCCGTTTCACAATAATCAGCGTGACGGCTACGGACGCCAGACCATTAACGTCGGTCAGGTCGCTTATCATAAAAATTCACTCGCCAACAATCAGCCGTCCCCTGCAAGTCCGGAAGAAGGCGGCTATGAACATTATCAGGAAAGAGTCGATGGATACAAGGTCAAAGCCCGTCACGACAGCTTTAAGGACCATTTTTCCCAAGCAACGTTGTTCTGGAGAAGTCTGTCTTCAGCTGAAAAGCAACACACCATTGACGGTCTCACATTTGAGCTCGGCATGGTTCAAAGTAAATCTGTCCGCCAGCAGGTCATTGATATGTTCGCCAATGTGCATCTCGATCTCGCCCGCCCGGTGGCGAAAAATATTGGTGTAGACATGCCAGAAGATGGTGTAACTGGTGATGGCAAAACATCACCAGCACTCAGCCAGACGACTTCCAACCATGTGCCAGACACCCGTAAAGTAGCTGTTCTCGTCGCAGAAGGCTTCAATGCCGAATGGCTCAAGAACACCCTTACCGACATGGAAAAAGCAGGTCTCGTTCCTGAACTTATTGGGGAACAACTCGGCGCACTTCAAGGCGATGACGGCACCGAATTTGAAGTTACCAAAACCTTTCAGACAGGCCCATCCGTTCTGTTTGACGCAGTGCTGATCGCAAGTGGTAACCAAGCAGACGAAGCTTTTGCAAGGGATGCTTCGGATTATATACAAGAAGCCTTTGAACACTTTAAGCCCATCTGTTTCAAACCGCTCGCCACACCCATTATAAAAACACTCGACATCGAAGACAGCCCAGGCGTTCTTCAAGCGGATGAAGACAGCACCTCATTCGCAGGTAAATTTGCCAAAATGGTCGCGAAACACCGGTTCTGGGAGCGGGATATGACTTCATAAAAAAATTGCAAAAGCGACAGCCACGATTTTAAAATGGCTGTCGCTTTTTTTTTCTTTTTTTCGATATAAAGTGTGAATTCGCCGATATATCACACCAAATTTCCGATATCAGCGCTCGATTTTCCGATAAAATAATCCGCTAGGCTAAACATTAATTCAATCGCGTTCTAACCAGCTATTCCCGATCAACCGCACGTTTTCTCCAGAAGAACACGCCTACAATCGCTCCAACTGCAGAAAGGATGCTCCCAACCCAATTCAACAGCACAAACGCCAGAATTAATGCAGCCACGGCCAATCCCAAGTGCTGCTTCCAAAACGAAATCACCCCGAGAATAGCGACAACACCACCCATGAAAAGCGGTATAATCAAGGGTCCGCTCAACAAAAGCGCTAACCCGGAAAAAGCACTCAAAAAACCACTCGATTGCTCATGTGACGCTTGAAGCTCGTTAAACATATTAATAAAATATAATACCGTAAAAAATCCACCACTCGTGATCAGTAAGCTCGGCAGCCAGTCTGGTTTTTCGTTCATGGGGAACCTCCTTGAAGCCAGGTAACAGTTATTTAGGGAAACATAATCATAGCAAAAGAGAGTCTACTTTTCTAGCGGAGATCATAAATATAAAAAAGCGCCCAAATACAATTTGAGCGCTTTTTGCTTATCTATAAGAGTCCTTACTTCTCTCCACTCAACTTCACGAGAATCTTCGACTGAGATTTATCATTCAGCAAGGTTTCAAACCCGTCAGAAACAATGTTCTTCAGCTCGATGTGATCCGTAATAACTGGTGACGGATCAAGCTGCCCCGTGCCCATCAATGTAATGGTGTACTCGAACACATCCGGTTCATAGGCGAGAGAAGAGGCGAGGCGCACACCGCTCGCTGTCAGTTTCATCGGTTCGAACTGCAGCGGTTTTTCATAAAGGGCGACAATGGTCATGACCCCACGTGGCTTGGTGACGTCGATTGCCTGGTTAAAGGTTGGCTCAACTCCAGCCACTTCAAACGCTGCGTCCACGCCTTCAGGGTACAGGGCATGAATATATTCTACTGGATCTTTCTCACCTGAGTTAACAGCATGCGTGGCACCGACTTCCTGTGCTTTTTCCAGTCGTGTTTCAGACAAATCGAAAGCAAAGATTTCCTTAGCACCCGCAGCTTTTGCGGCAATAATGGTCAACAGCCCAATTGGTCCTGCCCCGAAAACAGCCACAGAGTCTCCGAAAACCATGCCCGATTCCCTGATGGCCTGTACCGCTACAGCTGTCGGCTCAACCAGTGCCGCATGCTCAAGTGACATGCCATCAGGTAATTTCACCGCATGTTTCTCATCGACTACCACATGGTCTGCGAATCCGCCATCAGCGGTCAAGCCGACAAAGCCGAAGCCATTGTACATATCAACTAAAGGATTGTCACTGTCCCCTCGTGTGATGAGCGGATTAACAGCAACAC
This sequence is a window from Lentibacillus sp. JNUCC-1. Protein-coding genes within it:
- a CDS encoding YitT family protein, whose translation is MNGTVIKEILLILIGGLLFALGVNYFVIPNQLSEGGIIGITVVAYYLFAWSPGAVNFILNMVLLAIGYKYFDRRAMVYTIISIASTSLLLHFTEGVETTLTDDTLLAAIFAGLLVGAGLGVIFRAGGTNGGTTVLARMANQLWGWSIGKGILLIDLAVVASSSFIIGIEKAMFTLISVYIGSKAIDFIVEGLSEQMSVLIISNYPDQVLEQVTENMSRGVTVLEGRGGYTRLNKEVLYLVISKQEIVKLKNVVGEIDEHAYVTVHSVHEIVGKGYRAEKAKRRLRLRKS
- a CDS encoding MFS transporter, which translates into the protein MPFAKIKAGIPLISIVGLLSMAIVFGFVRYGYGLLLPDFQADFNLTKTTLGVISSLSFLSFMGGALLVTFFIGRLGPRVFIATGLAAASIGLLISAFAPNGLVFAIGCIIAGFCPGLCWTPFSNSVSEHVHDALQKRSLAVISTGSSLGLAVICLLYIAFSSGSWRIVWTIGGVGGLILLAVVLKTIPTARYSRTNGRPHIPLFQRKSIHLFTAAILFGMTEATYWTYAADFAQQVLNIAAFNAVFFLITGICGLAGLWAGDLVHRIGFRKSFYLTVGIYVSSMVILFASQSAGAIVLSGVLFGASFMMYAAFLPIWSADVYPHAPAQGFSVTVVILNIGAIIGPALFGSMLTFTSYKWMFLLAAVIACSKLLLAPRSEARLK
- a CDS encoding class II aldolase/adducin family protein, with translation MSANNQQGERVLGKGVEEYLQKPVFITLDEERQHNKQKLAGAFRLFSKFGFSEGVAGHITYRDPELTDHLWVNPYGMHFSQFKASDLVLVNSHGEVVEGKYGVHKSAFAIHSAVHEARPDVIASAHAHSVHGKTWSVSGKLLEPLTQDACAFYNDHAIFDEYKGVAYDEEEGVRIGKALGDNKAVILRSHGLLTVGESVDSAAFWFITMERSCQSQLLAESAGIVNPIAPDDARHTANQVGREVDGWESFQPMWERIVAEQPDLLE
- a CDS encoding sodium:solute symporter family protein, which produces MIFTIGVLSFVIITIVIGIVVSRKVTDVEDYYVSGRNASTILIAGSLIASFFSTVAFMGEAGDAYLGYPLIMLLLSSIDVSGYVIGAIFFGRYIRRSRALTLPQYFGERFNSKRVRRLSAITTIIGMGAYLVSVTQGISLLVSNLLEIDFIYALLIVWTTYTLLTFLSGAKGVLLTDTIMYFVFTVATFISIPFILKKVGGWPEAISKTAHDLVNQPNILDWHGITGEGAFHGMPHEALIWAIILGLAWTCVLAISPWQTSRYLMAKNEHVILRSAVVATISVISIYIILFITMATVNLINPSIDPPEMVFIWSAKNFVPTFIGVVVISGIMAAGLSSASTFLQLIGNSLANDIFNLDKQIRKGRPTTTLRMSKLLMLMSGVVVLIITIFPPPAVLWIGFFAATIFAASWAVVGFTSIHSKRVNEKSAFWGMLLGLVGIVGGELFSFFIYPLPVYLEPVLIGVILSVVGVIYGVRTGEATSEEKDYLKKLLTAPRNLFDRKEIKVTNRFANALIIFGFIIIGFTFFYYYYPVNIY
- a CDS encoding MDR family MFS transporter, giving the protein MTHLTEKKKVTIMIAIMIAMFFSAINQTIIGVAMPRIIAKLGGMDYYIWAITIYLLTTTVASILVGKLSDIYGRKPFILAGIGFFTVGALLSGFSGNIFQLIAFRGITGFGAGIIMSTAFIAVGDLYLPREQAKWTGLMSGVFGISSVLGPLMGGYIVDHLDWHWVFWVFLPLGIVAFAIIAILFPKVPRREGEKIDYVGSVFLTVTVVSLLLAFSFAGEGPGKYAWTSWEILGLFGLTLLGLAAFIVTESKVKSPVLPLSLFKNDIVTLSNICGFLLGAGMLGVMIYAPFFIQGVKGISPSGSGYMMMPMSIVMVFATAFAGQFMTKTGKYKGMAVGGLATTAVGIMLLHLISIGTPIYLMIAFLCIIGAGLGASMPVFSLTVQNAVPLRDLGVASASAQLFRNLGNTIGIGVLGTVMSSRMATRMTDMFSGGSGDGGDYSQLPPEQTEQFAKLMNPEILLDQPKLDQMLGQMPAEVVPYARDMVDNLRVVFSDALTTTFLVAAIIMIVAVVIALFIRTIPLVSAADQAPKEKQTDAPVSKEEHVKPVYEG
- a CDS encoding MarR family winged helix-turn-helix transcriptional regulator is translated as MSSEESERFPEFEQLFWQVSRKMGYVWTKIYEEVFPGSQSYIMFMLEQRGATRMSKMAETLHLTPGAVTTASDKLIERGFVTRVRDEQDRRVVYLDITDDGSKLLSELRDEGRAVMRTVFAHLTEAELDQLIHVFGKASHNIEKIDYRGKELDR